The Thermosinus carboxydivorans Nor1 genome includes a region encoding these proteins:
- a CDS encoding IS3 family transposase — MPGVSCSPSAAHYRHQRVNLLRAAKKQQSIETEQTKAQTVPIVIRSGRPVPDYSYNILGERICDEQIKEWLLELISGEESVYGYRKLAECLTQEHKLIINKKKVYRLCKELDILRLQRIRQIRHIRRLARNRIISKINELWEVNIKYGYIAGEDRFFFIMCIIDIYDRMIIDYHIGLTCEGIHAANLLKR; from the coding sequence ATGCCGGGGGTATCCTGTAGCCCAAGTGCTGCGCATTATCGGCATCAACGAGTCAACTTATTACGAGCGGCGAAAAAACAACAATCTATAGAAACAGAACAAACAAAAGCGCAAACTGTACCGATAGTAATACGCAGCGGTCGGCCAGTCCCGGATTATTCGTATAATATACTTGGCGAGAGAATATGCGATGAACAAATTAAAGAATGGCTGCTCGAACTAATTTCGGGCGAAGAAAGTGTTTATGGCTATCGCAAGCTTGCCGAATGCCTGACGCAAGAACACAAGTTAATCATCAACAAGAAAAAGGTATACCGGCTCTGCAAAGAACTAGATATTTTACGACTACAGCGTATTAGACAAATTCGTCATATCCGCCGTCTGGCCCGTAATCGGATTATCAGTAAAATCAACGAACTATGGGAAGTTAATATAAAATACGGCTACATTGCCGGCGAAGATCGTTTTTTCTTCATAATGTGCATAATCGATATTTATGATCGAATGATCATAGACTACCATATTGGTTTGACGTGCGAAGGCATACATGCCGCGAACTTGCTCAAACGGTAG
- a CDS encoding transposase, with the protein MRSTRYTKEFKEMVIEEIKQGADVAQVARKHEISPKTVYNWLNRAKHKDWENTDPSAKKTSSYVPTPQEFRQLETENERLKRILGDKDLEIAILRDLLKKTTYGYRTK; encoded by the coding sequence ATGAGATCGACTCGGTATACTAAAGAATTCAAAGAAATGGTAATTGAAGAAATCAAACAAGGTGCCGATGTAGCCCAAGTTGCCAGAAAACATGAAATTAGCCCTAAAACTGTTTATAACTGGTTAAATCGGGCCAAACACAAAGACTGGGAAAACACGGATCCTAGCGCCAAGAAAACCAGCTCGTATGTTCCGACTCCTCAAGAATTTAGGCAACTTGAGACTGAAAACGAACGGCTTAAACGCATTTTGGGCGATAAAGATCTCGAAATTGCAATATTACGTGATCTTTTGAAAAAGACAACATACGGCTATCGGACAAAATAG
- a CDS encoding IS256 family transposase — MAQYQINIDSKILHQLFLSNAKDAAMASFLEEVLNQILQAQATEQLRAERYERTDERQGYRNGVYPHRLTTRVGTITLKVPRFRDGKFSTEMFARYQRSEQALVLTLMEMVVNGVSTRKVAQITEELCGSEFSKSTVSDLCKRLDPIVHAWNERPLKDQKYPFVMVDAMVIKVREEERVR; from the coding sequence ATGGCTCAATACCAGATTAACATTGATTCGAAAATTTTGCATCAACTTTTTTTAAGCAATGCAAAAGATGCGGCAATGGCGTCTTTTTTGGAGGAGGTATTGAACCAGATTTTACAAGCACAAGCCACAGAACAATTGCGTGCTGAGCGCTACGAGCGTACAGACGAGCGTCAAGGTTATCGTAATGGAGTGTACCCTCATCGACTTACCACCCGTGTTGGCACGATCACCCTAAAAGTACCACGGTTTCGTGACGGTAAGTTCTCAACCGAGATGTTTGCCCGCTATCAACGTAGTGAGCAAGCATTAGTGCTGACTTTGATGGAAATGGTCGTAAACGGTGTGTCGACCCGTAAGGTGGCGCAAATCACAGAAGAACTTTGTGGCAGCGAGTTTTCCAAGTCGACCGTATCAGACCTTTGTAAGCGCCTAGATCCAATTGTGCACGCTTGGAATGAACGTCCATTAAAGGATCAAAAATACCCGTTTGTCATGGTAGATGCCATGGTCATTAAAGTCCGTGAAGAAGAACGTGTGCGTT
- a CDS encoding HD domain-containing protein, translating to MITKPILELFYDAAHIQRWNDHIRPQGFTELDKQAQKMITAYVIAKYEETDKGASIDWVKLIEGGIFEFLHRIVLTDIKPPIFHKLMSEHGKDLNRWVLGQLKNKIEQVKGDFYYKFEEYLNNPDYSVLEKKILKASHYLATNWEFQIIYNLNSNVFGINETKEKIENEIEEHYHLVGVQKIGLGKKTKNFLDLVSQLRFQKRWAHSPRLPETSVMGHMLIVAMISYLCSIELCACKTRIRNNYFAGLFHDLPEVLTRDIISPVKKSVQGLEELVKKIENAQLEEKIFPLLPLSWHEEIKYYVEDEFESKIVENGTKKIVTSDEINKNYNKDEFKPLDGEIIKACDHLSAYIEASLSISHGITSHHLREAVDELYKKYADRNIASINFGQLFEYFKPNN from the coding sequence ATGATAACGAAGCCGATTTTAGAGCTTTTTTATGATGCGGCTCATATACAACGTTGGAATGATCATATTAGACCTCAAGGTTTTACCGAACTAGACAAACAAGCTCAAAAGATGATAACGGCATATGTTATTGCAAAATATGAAGAAACCGATAAAGGTGCTTCAATTGATTGGGTAAAATTAATTGAAGGAGGTATTTTTGAGTTTTTACATAGGATAGTTCTTACAGACATCAAACCACCAATTTTCCATAAACTAATGAGCGAACATGGAAAAGATCTAAATAGATGGGTACTAGGTCAACTGAAAAATAAGATTGAACAAGTAAAAGGTGATTTTTATTATAAATTTGAAGAATACCTTAATAACCCTGATTATAGTGTTTTGGAAAAAAAGATTCTTAAAGCATCTCATTATTTAGCGACGAATTGGGAATTTCAAATAATATATAACTTAAATTCAAATGTATTTGGAATTAACGAAACCAAAGAAAAGATAGAAAATGAAATAGAAGAGCATTATCATTTGGTAGGTGTGCAGAAAATAGGACTTGGTAAAAAAACAAAAAACTTTTTGGATTTGGTATCTCAACTTCGTTTTCAAAAAAGGTGGGCACATTCGCCAAGATTACCGGAAACATCTGTAATGGGACATATGTTAATAGTTGCAATGATTTCTTATTTATGTTCTATAGAACTTTGCGCTTGTAAGACAAGAATACGTAATAATTACTTTGCGGGTTTGTTTCACGACTTGCCTGAAGTTTTAACGAGAGACATTATTTCTCCTGTTAAAAAGTCCGTTCAGGGGCTTGAAGAACTCGTAAAAAAAATAGAAAATGCACAATTAGAAGAGAAAATTTTTCCCTTATTACCTTTATCATGGCACGAAGAAATTAAATATTATGTCGAAGATGAATTTGAAAGTAAGATTGTTGAAAATGGAACTAAAAAAATCGTTACTTCAGATGAAATTAATAAGAACTATAACAAAGATGAATTTAAACCTTTAGATGGAGAGATTATAAAGGCTTGTGATCATTTATCTGCGTATATTGAAGCCTCATTATCAATTTCACATGGTATTACCTCACATCATTTAAGAGAAGCTGTTGATGAGTTGTATAAAAAATATGCCGATCGAAATATAGCAAGCATAAATTTTGGACAACTATTTGAATATTTTAAACCAAATAACTGA
- a CDS encoding integrase core domain-containing protein, with translation MCHAFEEACDALNIEHERIPPKTPNMNAHIEAFHRLLEDECLSRHEFESYQEAVKVVAEYIDFYTNRRLHSSLRYMSPAKFNSLVAGESPHS, from the coding sequence ATGTGCCATGCATTTGAAGAAGCATGTGATGCTCTAAACATCGAACATGAGCGCATACCACCCAAGACACCCAACATGAATGCCCATATTGAGGCTTTCCATCGCTTGCTTGAAGACGAATGCCTATCGCGGCATGAGTTTGAAAGCTACCAGGAAGCAGTTAAGGTAGTAGCTGAATACATTGATTTTTACACCAATCGGCGGCTTCATAGTAGCCTGCGCTATATGTCACCTGCCAAGTTCAACTCCTTGGTTGCCGGCGAAAGCCCTCATAGTTAA